Proteins from a single region of Burkholderiales bacterium:
- the folP gene encoding dihydropteroate synthase — translation MNTTSRVLVAGRHVLDLSRPLVMGILNVTPDSFHDGGRYADADRAIERGRRMVADGADIVDVGGESTRPGATPVELTIEVRRIRPVVEALAGDGIPVSIDTMKPAVMRAMLAADIAMINDVRALREVGAIEAVAAGRSAVCLMHMRGTPATMQQETGYGDVVGEVRAFLAERARACEDAGIARERIVVDPGFGFGKGTAENLALLRGLAELTGLGYPVLAGLSRKATIGAITGRDGEDRLAGSVAAALAAVARGASIVRVHDVRETVDALRVWSAVARDPAAGAAAPQARGA, via the coding sequence ATGAACACGACCTCGCGCGTGCTCGTGGCCGGCCGCCACGTCCTCGACCTTTCGCGGCCGTTGGTGATGGGTATCCTCAACGTGACGCCGGACTCGTTCCACGACGGCGGGCGCTACGCCGACGCGGATCGCGCCATCGAGCGCGGCCGGCGCATGGTCGCCGACGGCGCCGACATCGTCGACGTGGGCGGCGAGTCGACGCGGCCGGGGGCGACGCCGGTCGAGCTGACGATCGAGGTCCGCCGCATTCGCCCGGTGGTCGAGGCGCTCGCGGGCGACGGCATCCCGGTGTCGATCGACACGATGAAGCCCGCCGTGATGCGCGCGATGCTCGCCGCCGACATCGCGATGATCAACGACGTGCGGGCGCTGCGCGAGGTCGGCGCGATCGAGGCGGTGGCGGCCGGCCGCTCGGCCGTCTGCCTGATGCACATGCGCGGCACGCCGGCGACGATGCAGCAGGAGACCGGATACGGCGACGTCGTCGGCGAGGTTCGGGCGTTCCTCGCCGAGCGTGCCCGCGCCTGCGAGGACGCCGGCATCGCGCGCGAGCGCATCGTCGTCGATCCCGGTTTCGGCTTCGGCAAGGGCACCGCGGAGAACCTCGCGCTGCTGCGCGGCCTGGCTGAACTCACCGGTCTGGGATACCCGGTGCTCGCCGGCCTGTCGCGCAAGGCGACGATCGGCGCGATCACCGGACGCGACGGCGAGGACCGGCTCGCGGGCAGCGTGGCGGCGGCGCTCGCAGCGGTGGCGCGCGGCGCGTCGATCGTGCGCGTTCACGACGTGCGCGAGACGGTCGACGCGCTCCGGGTCTGGTCGGCCGTGGCGCGCGACCCCGCCGCCGGGGCTGCCGCGCCGCAGGCGCGAGGCGCATAA